The nucleotide window ACGATATATAGGGAGATTATCCCttgtaattagttatatttagtattatgatttttatattttaaaaattacattgggATTCTTATACttactaaaatattaagatctctatataaggttcaaaatataattttacgtggttaaaaatcaagaaaaaatagTTTTGTTAGAGTAattaagttaaatattttacttttgtaagTATAAAGATCGGAatgctaaagataattaattacatggggaaatatgtaattagcccaacGTATACTTTGCCATTTATTTAAAGATCCTATGTTAAATTTAATAACCAACATCGTGATTATTATAAGTAACATAATAATGATCACAACATGGAATCTTATCTTCATCTCTAGTTTAGCTCGTAAAATTTTATTCCTTCAAAGTCAATTCAGGGTTGATTATAGATCAGATCCACTGGAAGTTAATCCTTGATATGATACAATCTCAAAATTGAATACCATTAAATTACTGATCAATGGGTCCACCATTTTAGTGGCTGATGGGTCTAAACTTGTTCAATGTAAAGACCGGCCCACCCATTCAGAGAAGGAAGTATTAGTCAAAGCGTCAACTTAAGGTACGGTGATTCCAAATATTCCGGTGTGATCTAATTCTCTTTCTagggaagcaaaaaaaaaacgaAAGACAAAACAAGAATCTCTTGTTAGAAGATATTGTTGGATTCATGTCGGACGATTGCGTTGCTTAGTCATCTCTGTCAGGCTTTATGCATGTGGAGACCAGAAAGGATAGTTGTTTAGTCGTCTCTGTCAGGCTTTATGTTTGCACCCAACTTGTTACTATTTATCCCTTAGCTTAAAATCTACTTAAAAAACCTTAAGTTAATCGACTTAACCTTAAAATCCTTCGTGTACATACTTCAATCTCATCTTGATCATCtctgtcatctctctctctctctctctctctctctctctctccgtcttcTGTCCTTATCATCCTTCAGCTTTAGAACGGATAAACGAAGCCCGTGATAAAATGAGAAGAAAGAAAGCAAACACGTGCTTCCACGAAAGACCGCTTGTGTCATAAATGTGACGGCAGCTGCTGACTTCACCATGCTTACGTGTCATCTTTGTCGCACGTTGTTTAACTAAAATATCTATAGGTGTGCAAACCATTTAAAACTTCATTTCGTTGTTTTCATAATGGTCTGTCGGTTGTTGCTTTAATTACCCCCCAAAAGAAATCTTATTACTTGAATTACGCCCCTATTAACatccattaaaataaaaataaactcaaTTCGCTTAACTTAAAGTATacaagattgattgattgattaattgattgCACACAACATTTGAGAGGGataaatatgatgatgattaacCAACTTAGGATACTACACGCACATCAAACTGAGGGCTTACAGCCAGCCATATCAGCCATTGACAAATCAAGTTAAAGCTCGAGCAAACATATCATCTGTCACCAATCGATtactataaatatttaaaatggaAATGTTGATAGAAAATATATAAGTGTTGGCGTCATTAATGATTCACCATAAGAAACCAACATTTCAAAATGAAAGATCAACAAAATGCAATAGGAAATAGCCCAATAACAACACCATAATCATAGACTTTTTTCGTATGGCACATTTCAAAACCTTGACCTTCGAGTAAAACCTTTTGATCTCAACCTCTCGCCACCAATGACCTGTAGAAGACACCAAAATCCAATTGATCACGATGCAGATTGGGGTTTCATTGTCAATGCTCTCTTCCCAAAaacaatttcttgattattatgACGGTGAAAATACTatttaaagtatttttttttttttttttacaaaaacatGGTTAATACCGGAGgatcttattttaatatttttatggaCACAAGAGGATATACTAAAATTTATAAGgtttaaaaatatcatttccaAATTGTAAACAAGTATGTGAAAAATATTAAATTGGTTGGGGAATATGCTTAGATTGGGCCCCATTTTAGGCCCAAGTTAAGCCCATTTTCATATAAGCTTGTAGATTCATATCCTTTGCTTGATGAACAAAAAGGACAACACAAATTTaacttggatatatatatatataacttggaTATGTATGTATAATAGCTAAATGCATGTGTGTATAATATGTTGGACAAAAGAAAGTTTTGGTGGCAAATGTAAATATATCAGTGATTGTAGCTCACAATATAAAAtcgaaaaggaaaaaataatttttttttatgataaaacaaATTGTTGGGCCACAAGAAATTATCAAGTCTATTGGTCACTCAAAAATAACACGTAAAATTTAGGAAATTTGACTAAGTGCAATGAACGTCCTCATTTGTCAAACGAGTGGGTCGGCGAGGAATTACATTCAATTCGATTAAAATCGACTATGATCATCGCTATGAAGCTCTCTAGAGCATCACAACTAGGCAAAAGTTAGACAAAAGTTAAGAGGAGATAGAAAGTTACATTCTAATGGATGAAGATAGTTGATGGATGATGGATGATCATAATATAAAAGTCTCCAAATGTAAGCTTAGGAGGGGACCAAAAGTCTTAGTCATGGGCCCAAGGTTCCATTTTTTAATCCCTAACGCCAAGATATCTTCATTGATCGTTGGTGCTAAACCTTTTATTTATGATCACCCTTCCAAGTGGGAGCTCCCAAGTGATGCAAAGGCTCAAACCCCCTTTTTTTTATTCCCTTTGTATTGCCTCCAACAAGCACCTAATCAGTCAACAATGTCAAGAATATCTTTAGTAGGTGTCACACAATCTTCTCTCTTCTTTGTTTTCTACTTTTATTGAGATGTGTCAAATAGGTCATGAGGTAGTAAGCTATAAATTTTTAGGCCTTTAATCATTTTCCTTTGTCAAATAATTTtctactctattttttttttttaatattatatatccattaaatatttatattatatatatctaatcagAAAATTAAAGTGTATATGTTTAAAACATCCTTATTGATGTCAATTTGAATTCTAATGCTATTATTATGTTATAACAAGCTTAACTTAGAAGGAGTAATATATAATGGTGATTGGACTAATTGGTCAACAACTCATCGAATCCCAAAGCCATTAATCTAAGTTTACGTGCACACAACTACTACTTGTTTACTTATGTTGCCATCATAGAGGACATGAGGAGGGGGCTTTTTATTGTGCTTGGGTTGAAGGCAAAGGGTGTGAGGTCACTCGTGACGCATGTTGGAAAAGGCACCATTAAGATACGATTAAAATGTTGTTTGGTGATCGAATCATGTTGGAGGAACGGAGTATTAAAATGGGATTGATTCGTGGGGTGTTGCAACCCTCTCATGCCAATGAGACCCTCCATATGGCTTTGCTTGTTGACACACTCTACTCCATCAGTACTTTGTTTTAGGGTTTGGTGTTGCTATTGATCACATGATGCTTGAGAGATTTTGAGCTCAAGACAACCAATTTTATGGGGTCTCTCATGATTAATATGTGAGGGTGTTATttctattatgataatataatgtcATTGtctctttatatattttaaataatataaaaattaaaaaaatttcttttttacTTTAGACCTAAATCGATTGATCGATAATAACGGGAAGCCGTAAAGTCATGATTTTTTTAGAGACAACTAAGTGAATTTTTTCATCGTTaaacttgataaaaaaaaaatattattatcttatgtatttaaatttttttatattatttaatatttttttcttagattGATTCATCCTTAAGAGTATGTGGATATCATCTTGATcgatttcattttcttttattacctaatattcatgatttttttttctttttatatttctaaTAGCTCTACACATTCTATCTTAGTGGCACAACTAATATGGAATTGATTGATTCAATCCCATTTCAAGACAATTGCTCTTACTCTGATTTGATAATTCTATGGGACCATAATGAAATGAAGACATGGATAAGTCTTATGATCACATCAGATAGGTGGCAGCCACCATGACAAGTACCTCACTCAATTATTACCCAAGTTTAGAGACTTTGTAGGCATGGAAGAATCAATCAATCCTCAGCTTTCTTAAGGCACAAACAAAATGGAGGAAAAGGAGAAACATATTCACTaaaatgaatacaaaataatataaaatttacatTAAGGTTGACATGTAATTCATTAAGACCTCAAAATTAATCATGAATGCTCCTAATCCAAATTtaggaggaaaaaaaaatcaaaagaacatGCATAAGAAGTGTTGATGCACAAAACTACAATCTATGGTATCTTAATCAGTGAAGTGGTCAAAATGATTAAATCCTAATCTAAGTGTTGGTAGATGAACTTTTGTTTTAGTACATCTCAAAAACTCCAATTTGAAGCCCCAATTGGAGTCTTAACTCAACCAATGTCTTCTATATGATGATTATATTCTTAGGATGGATTCTTTGGCACTTGCTTTGACCAATTGGAGAGAGAAACAGAATGGAGCAAAACTCAACCAAGTATTCTTCATGATGATCATATTCTTAGGATTCTTATGCACTTGCTTTGACCAATTGGAGAGAGAAATAGGAATAGATTCACTGAAGAGTGATTTTAATCACTCAATTAAAAAAAAGGCAAACCTACTTGCATGCTGAGCCCACTTCATCCACCATCAAAGGACATGTGCAGGGGACCATATCCCCATAACACATCAATGCATCACAATCAAAATtgtcaaagaaaagaaaagtatcaTTTTGACATGTTGACAAGTCAAAATCTGCTGCTTTGACTCCTTGgcaggagttttttttttttttttcctttggtcTTCCCCCTATGCTGAGGATCATCTTGTGCTTTTCAAGATGTCAATGATCTCATGACTCTGAAAATGGAGTTGGTGCCACTCAAAAACAATTTTCAACAACTTTTTATGGTTTGATACTTCATCAAGATGTTAATTAATACGTTGATActatattttgatcatttatagAATTAGAAATCTCATACGATACGATAATTTGAgatattaattattaataataaaatcgtAGGATCGAAGCTCATCATATATCTTTgttgaaaaatatatatgatttgtgaaaaataTATACATTGAATCATTAGTTCTCAATTAGTAGATGAGACCGTATAGctaatcaaaaaaaaaatattttttttataaagaatacAAAAGATCAAAAATGAAAAGAGAAAGTTTGTGGCTTTATTTTGAAGTCCAAAggtcctttaatttttttttttattagcaaTCAAAACCATGAAAATGACTGCAGCTACTAAATGTTCTAAATAGGAGtgaaaagaaattttttatttttttggaatattttgaaatttgttggaaatagttttttttttttttggtaagttgttGGAAATAGTTGAAGCTACAtattgatttgattcataaaaagTCAACCCATTGGTCTttggttttattttatttatatttaaatcaaACTCAGGACTCTCCAGTGAGATTAATCACCACAATCTTATTCTCAAAATTATGCTCCCAATATttacatttatgatattaaaaatcATTATATTAGCGTAATAATTCCTTATGTCACATTTTGGCACGTGGCGAATGGGTAAGCGTTCGGGTCCGACTTGGGGGGGCCATCATATCGGATGCGGTCTCCACCTCGAGAAGATGACCAATGATAGCTCAGAACGGCTGGGGCCCGCAGTGGGACCGACCACCGTCTCTTACTCTTATCTAAAGTTGACTCATCGGGTGTGTTCGGGGATGCGCTTTTTGACGTGGGACCCGCTCGCGTCGACCAATGGGAAGGCTTGACCTTATCCCATTCTTACCCTCTCTTTTCCTCTAAAATTagtgattattttatttatttatttctcctCTATATAACATATATCCCTCTAAAACTAGTGATTTTTGTATTTATTCTCTAACCATAAATTTGATCTTCAACCATTGACTATCAATATCTGtcaaaaatataaaattcaaAATGATATTAATATATGTATATTAATTTCTTATAGACTAATATTTGTATATTTATCCATGCAAATATTTTGATACTTTAAGACTCCATAATAACTACATGTAAATACATTTGGTGCTACAATCTCATCTCTTATTCCAATTTGAAACAAACAATGACAATAAATAGCACTTTTTTGTCATGTAAATAATGTATTCTGATTAGATAAGTAACTTAATTAAAAGCCTTCCAAATTGAAATTTAATTGGGGAATGTTGTGATGATAAGATCAATTTGGGTCTATCCACCACTGGAACAAAACAAAATTATCATTTATTGGGATGCCAATTTGGACCACATCATTACAAAACATCATACCTCATGATCAAGAGCTATTCCTAGATTCATGGAGATGTAATGCCAAAAACCATTAATTTTGAGACTGAAATCTGATCAAAAACTTAtatctatacatacatacatacaaatgtATCACCATTTGCTATTAAACAATACTAGTAATACTTCAGGAGACTTAGACAACACATCATAATTATCTACCAAGTCCAAAAAAACATTCAACCATTTAAGAAAAATGTATATTTCTTTTGTGTTCCAATAACATaatgaagaaaaagaaatgtATATTTCTTTTGGTCAAACATGACTGTTCTATGTAGGTTTACATTTAAATCTATTGAGTCATAAAGGAGACTTGGTGGGTCTCCCAAATATGAAGCATCTCAACTTTCATAGATTATTTTTTTGGAATGAAAAAAATTACAATCAAAacctataaaaaatatttatattgtatGACTTGTTTGTTGTTACTCTAATGCAAATATAGGATCAATTATGAGAAGTCTTGGCAAGCAATATTATTTGCCACACTCATATTCAAAGTGCTGCAAAAGTAGATTTTTTGCACTGTACAAATTAAAGTTCTAATTAAGATTGAAGAGTAGGTTACTATAGTCTGAAGTTTAGGAACTCATGGTGTAGTTTACCACCCTGAAAGTAACTGTAGTTTACCCATTGGGCCAATGGCTGATGGATcacagaattaaatatgttatccTCTGCTAGCCATCCTAAGAGCATTCAATGCAAAAAAGTGTCCTTTTTCTTCCCTTCCTCAACCATCATCACATGCTGCTGCTCAATCTGCCTTTCCTGCTTATTTCTTCAGTCCAAACTCTGCAGCAGCTATAGAAAATTATGCATCTCCATTTTCAAATGATTTGCTGCTTTGTGTTTTCATGGCAGTAACTCCCTAAGGTTAAATCTAACCTGAGCACAACAGTCAACACCTTACATGGAGGAGGAAGAGCTGAGACATAGTTTCATCCCCTGGAGAGCACCAGTCCATGCAGTGGTTCTTCTTGCAAGAAACAGTTGTCATCCAGCAGGAGCTGTATGTAGGTAACCATGAGAGGATGGCAACAGCAGCTCCCACAAGCGAAGGGAGATACCTCAGATCTGTAAAGAGTGTGCAGACTGGAGGAGCGAGAGAGACAGGGCAGCATCCTTTGGAGAATGcatgcaccttcttctttgattgggAAATGGTTACTGTTAGTACCCTTGAGCTGACAAGCTCTACCAAAATCGGTGAGACAGATTAATCGGCCATGACGGATACAGGAGGATGTGCCGAAAGGTCTCCACATCAGGATGAACTTGGTCATCATTTAGAACACCCACCCTTGGTCAAGCGGCCCCATGGTTATGCTTCCTCCCCTTGCATCTCACAAGTCACCAACcttgcgtctctctctctctctctctctctttgtgtgtGTGCGCTCCACCGTCGGCTGGCCGACGACAGAAGAGTCCAAAGCTTCGAGCCACAGGCGACATCTCTCGGCCGTCAAGACGTACAGTACCGAGAACAGAGGACAAAGAAAGCACGCACTTTTGGAGCGGCGCACCCTCCTCCTTTATCTTCTTTTTAACCGCACGCAGGAGTGAGACCGACGTTGGTACGGACCGACCACTGGCACAGCGAGAACTTGGCCCCACCAAGATTGTGCCAATAGCCGTACGGGTAGGAATCAAGTCGTTGTCGCTACGGTACATGACGTTTGGGCCTCGTATTTCGATTTTCCGTGACGTGTCGGCATGAAGTGACGGGGTGGATGACGTTGTGGTGTGGTGTTTGATGTTTGGGGTGGGACAGCTTTGGCGCCCGGCTCTTCCTCCGCTTCCCGCGTGCGCCACATGTGGGGTTTCTGCGATGGCTCTTCGGGGCGcggatggggggggggggtgggggctgtCCTCCATAAATGGTGGGCTTCAGCCTTTCCTTCTCGTTTTCCCGAGCTGAAGGTTTCCGGTAGGGTTCTTCTACTtattcgtcgtcgtcgtctggtGGAGAACGATTCGTGCGGTGAACGCTTGGTCCTTGATACGGGGATGGCGGCCGAGAACGGCGGCGTGGGGGGCCGGCGGGGGGTGGGATGCGAGTACTGCGGGGACGCGGCGGCGACGCTCTTCTGCCGCGCGGACGCCGCCCGGCTCTGCGTCGCGTGCGACCGCCACGTACACGCGGCGAACGCGCTGTCCCAGAAGCACGTGCGGTCCCCGATCTGCGACAACTGCGGGTCGCAGCCAGCCGCGGCCCGCTGCCCCGCCGACGGCCTCGCCCTCTGCGCCGACTGTGACTGGGACTCCCACGGTGGCGGCGGAGATGGAGGTGGTGGAGGCCACCAGCACCACCACACGAGGGTCCCCATCGACGGCTTCTCGGGCTGCCCCACCGCCCTCGAGCTCGCCGCCTCCTGGGGCCTCGATCTCTCCGTGAAGGAGGCGAGCCATCCCCCTCCTCTATACCCGATACCGGACCAGTTGTTCTCCAATTGGTCGACCATGGATTCGACCCTGGCCGTAGATCCATTGTTCCGAGACCTCTACGTGCCCTGCGCACCTAAAATCCCCAGCATGGTCAGGCGGCAGAAGAACCCTCAGAACAAGCATCCGCTGTTCCAGCAGCTAATGGAGCTCGCCAAAACGGAGCTGACGGCGTCGACTGCATGCGATCTCAGCCCGAGCACGCCGTGCCAGACCGGCAGAGGCCACGAGGAGCTCCGGGAATCGCAGCCGATGCCATACACCTCCTTGCTCATGTTGGCACCGACCGAGCTGAAGGGGACCGATCGTCTTGTTGAGGAGGAGGATCTGCTGTGGGACTGCGGCCCTCCGGAACAACCTGCTCAGGTTTCGTACTCTACATCTTTACATCTCTTCTAATCAAAGACTCTTTTGGATTTTCTTGTGATAGTTGGACTTCGTTAGAATCAAAGAAAACGTCTTTTGGAAGATTAGTTTGTGATTTCTGAGTATGAACTCAAAGATTAGTACGGTGGAAAGGAAGAAGGCTGATTGCAGAATGGAGTAGCTGAACATTCTGATCTTAGATATGGTTGTAGCTGAACAGTTCTTGATTTCACAGGTTAGCCCCCTAGAATTTGTCCTGAACCTCTTAACTGGAACTACTGAAACTGGATAAAAATGTCACTTCCCTATTTTAGATCTGATCTGAACCGGAGATCTAGTCGTTGGATATCCAAAGAACTTGACCCAGTGGAACTTTAGGCGCCAGATTTAGATATTTTTAGCAACCATATCTTTTGTCCCTTGTTCTTTCTGTGCTCAAGTTACCTGTACTTGTACCCTCTATATTCTGACCACTTTAAGATGCCTGCAATATTCTATTTTGCTTGGGAAAAAAATCAGATTCCTTCCTGCTTCATAGTTTGTTTGTTTGGTTAGGTATTTTGTTGTAATTCATCCTCTATTGGATAATCTTGAATTCTCACTGAAAGAACCAGATTACTGTTTGGTTCCAATGGAGATCTGGTGGGTCTCTGAGATCTTACAACTAAATAAAGCTTCAGCTCTATGGTTGATTCCTCATTATGTCATAGCAGAAAAACACCCTTTTCGTAGTTGCAGTTGCGACTCACAAAGAAAGGGCCAAAGATAGAAGTAAATGCCCTTCCTTTCTACTCTAAATAAGCATCATTGTAGAGCAAGCCATCAAGTAGGATACACCATGGAAGACTGTGCAATAActttatgaataaaataaatattgacaAAACAGTGAAGAAACTAGTCTACTCGAGATGGTCAATTTGGTTTATGGTACCTTATCATGTGTTGAGATTTAAACCTATGTTATATGGGCTCAGGAATGTGTCTGGTTGAAAGTGCATTCTAATCATGATTCTTCTAATTTCGAAATCCATGGTCATACAGATGTATCGTAACTGTGCACATGATACTTTTGTATTGGTGATGTTACATTGTGGCAAACTGAATGATCGAGGAAACAGATTTAGGGATTAATTGTTAGTCAATGCACCGTGAAGTCACAATTATTTATCACTGCACTCTGGAGTCTTCATGCATATCATTTTCGGAGATCTAATTTTCTGAAAGATGGCTCAGTTCGTTTTTCAGAGGTGCCACCATCAAGTACGAATGGATTATAATTTGACTTGAGGCCTGCTGTCTTTGTCAAAACCTAGAGCCCAACTTATAACTCATATCTAGTAAATTTCAGCCTAATGATAGCTCCATGTTGTGACATGAGATCTTTTATCATGCCTAATATCAAATCTAGTTTGATACCAATTATTGTGATCAATCCAATAGATTCAGTCTAATATCAATCGTCACGAGTGATCCGATAGAAAAACCAACGCATTAAATTTATGCCCGTGAATTATGTGATCCAAATTGATTAGATAATTTTAAGTTAATAATAGTAGATCCATTTAGTTCTATATATACATCCTCtactttcgatgtgagactaaatCAAGTCACATTTTGATTCATTCGCCATCTTTTTCTGTTCGTTGTATACAGTATTCCTTTCGAGATTTATGGCCAATTTTGACTAGTAGTTCATGCAATTCATGCTAAATCCTTTCAGGTGTATTTGAGCTTTATAATTTGCACCTAAAACTCGGTGTCTCTAAAAGCCGAACTggtagaaatttttatatttgatcTTGGGTGTGTTCTCACTCTATGATAAACTGGTGGAAATTTCCATATTTGGTCATAGGTATGTGATTATTTTGCTACTCAGATTTGTCATCCAACAGGTTAGTTATATGTTGGCCTATCatgtttctttctttctgctCCCTTACTGTCAGTACTGACAATGTATACTGTTTGCAACTTCATGGCTGCTCCTCCATAAACTTTATTTGCTGATGTCCAGATATGGGATTTTAATCTTGGAAGATTTAGAGACCAGAAGGAATCTTATGCACTTGAATTTGCATATGGTGCAAACAATGAGGGATTTATGATCAAGAGTTACAATGACCTTCTCAAGGAAAATCCTTTTGCAACTACGAAAGTATTGGAAGACATAGGTGAT belongs to Musa acuminata AAA Group cultivar baxijiao chromosome BXJ1-11, Cavendish_Baxijiao_AAA, whole genome shotgun sequence and includes:
- the LOC135597096 gene encoding zinc finger protein CONSTANS-LIKE 13-like, encoding MAAENGGVGGRRGVGCEYCGDAAATLFCRADAARLCVACDRHVHAANALSQKHVRSPICDNCGSQPAAARCPADGLALCADCDWDSHGGGGDGGGGGHQHHHTRVPIDGFSGCPTALELAASWGLDLSVKEASHPPPLYPIPDQLFSNWSTMDSTLAVDPLFRDLYVPCAPKIPSMVRRQKNPQNKHPLFQQLMELAKTELTASTACDLSPSTPCQTGRGHEELRESQPMPYTSLLMLAPTELKGTDRLVEEEDLLWDCGPPEQPAQIWDFNLGRFRDQKESYALEFAYGANNEGFMIKSYNDLLKENPFATTKVLEDIGDANCPSNDDFLSPNVHHMQSQTLSTINTTAKWKHSSNYPAVKGPTATGNNMSTMIRPLVASSHEHGSAGGAKQISFGEPLIGNEVVKEIKKLDNELLVKNRGDAMLRYKEKRKTRSYDKRIRYESRKARADTRKRVKGRFVKSTEALDVGNGG